A region of the Callithrix jacchus isolate 240 chromosome 10, calJac240_pri, whole genome shotgun sequence genome:
CTGCTGGTCAGTGGTAGAGCCAGGGCACTGGGCCCACATGCTGTGCTTACAACCAGAGTTGAGTTGTCAGGGATCTCTTTAGCTGTGGAATGAAAGCTGGACAGTGCCCATAGTGCCTTCCCTGGCCTAGTTCTGTTACACAGCTCGGCAGCCTCTCTAGAGATATCATGGTCTCAGTGCCAGACACTTAGCTAAGCACTTGAGAGAGCAACAGGACAAGGTCCTTTCCCCCAAAGAAAGTTATCTATAACTGGATAAAAAAGGTCtgtatggctgggtgtggtggctcatgcctgtaatcctagcactttgggaggctgaggtgggtggatcgcttgaggtcaggagttcgagaccagcctgaccaacatggtgaaaccctgtctctactaaaaatacaaaaattagccaggcatgttggcgtatgcctgtaatcccagctactcgggaggctgaggcaggagaatcaacccggggaggtagaggttgcagtgagccgagaacaacccactgcactccagcctgggcaatagagcaagactctgtctcaaaattaaaaaaaaaaaaaatctgtaaccaTGGTGACCACAACAATGGAGTGTCATGGAAAGTTCAGGAGTAGCAGAGGATGAAGtgagaggtgggggagggggaaagcTTGTTGGTTTGGGATTTTACTGTGAGAGGAAAGCTGGGGGAAATTTAAGCAACAGAAAGCAAGGCAGGCCAGCTTTACTGCTAGCTGTGTGGCTATGAAGACAACAGATTGGAAGTGAATAAAATGCTTTCCCCCTACGTGTGTACACATGAGTAGAAATATGGCATGCATGTACACAATGGAGGGttccctgggaggcagaagttgcagtgagccgagattgcgccatgtactccagcctgggtaagatcaaaactgcctcaaaaaaacaaacaaacaaaaaacccagggcatgatggctcacgtctgtaatcccagcactttgggaggccgagacaggcagatcacaaggtccggagttgaagaccagcctgaccaacatggtgaaaccccgtctctactaaaaatacaaaaattaaccaggcatggtggcacatgtctgtaatcccagctgctcaggaggctgaggcaggagaagcacttgaacctgggaggcagaggttgtagtgagcagagaccgcgccattgcactctggctggggcaacagagccagagactctatctcaaaaaaaacccaaaaaaccaaaaccaaacagacaacaaccaaaaaaaagaaaaaaaaaagagaaagttccCTTCGTTCCTCCCTTATTTGTGCCCCCCACCTGTCCTTATCCAAGACAATTTTAATCTTGATTGCATGTCAGAATCACCTGCAAAATTTTGCAAACATATATATTCTTTCCAGAACCCTGCCAGAGAGATCGTGATTGGTGAGTCTGGTTTAGTCCTGATCAACAATATCTTTTCTTTGAAGGCAGGTCTAGGTTCACCAAGAGTTGCAAACCACATCTTATCTAGGAGTTGAGAACTCTCATGTCTGCAGGGGCTAGGCATATAACAAATGACATCGAAAGGATGGGAGAGCGCTAAGAACTGTGGCCAATTGAGAATGTTTGCACCACCTGTTGGCGGTCAGATTAAAAAACAGTGCCAGCCAAATAAAGAGATGACAAATGGCCCACAAGGCCAGCCTTTTGCGCCTCTCCCCCTCCCCGAGGCCAAGCCCCACGGTGCCCTCACCGTAGACGGTGAGCGTGCAGCTGCTGCGGTCCTTGCCTAGCTCGTTCTCCACCAGCACGCTGTAATCGCCGCTGTCCTTGAGCGTGCAGGTGGGGATGACCAGGGTGCACACGCCGCTGGTAGAGTTGTACCAGAACTTGGAGTTGGCTGTGATGTTGACGTCGCCTTTGTAGAGGGTCACCGTGGGCCGTGGGTTCCCAAGGAAGGCGCAGGTCATGGTGCAGTCCTGGCCGCGGAGCACCGTATGTGGCTTGAGGGGCGTCAGGAAGCGAGGCGCATGGCGCCAGTCCTTCTTCTCGTAGGGTTTGAGCTTGGCGCTCAGGTCCTCAACTGCgcaggcggggcggggcggggcaggcCGTGAGCGCGCTTTTAGGCCCCACCCGCCACCGACGTCTTAAGAGTTCTGCTTACACGAAACGCCGAGGACCTGGGCCAGATTCCCAGCTCCATCAACTCTGGGGGCTCGATGTTACACTGGTTCCTAAGGGCTCCCCACCAGGCCCCAGTCCTGTCCCCCGGCTCTCCGGCCCTGTCCCCAGCCACTCCAGGGTTCTGCCACCCAAGCTACGCTTTCCCACGACCCCAGGGCAGAGATGTCATTCCAGCTCCAGCTTCCTGGACCCGGGTATTCCCAGCCGTTACCCCAGCCTTTAACTCCGCCTCCAAGCTTCCCCTACGTCATTTCAGCGTCCACAGTCTCCCCTCGTATCCCTTTAGCTCGTCAGTTCCAGTTTCCCGACGCGGCCCTCACCCTTAAACCCTAGCCTCCAGGGATTGCAGACATCCTCCAGGCTCCACAGAGATCTCACCCCCGTTAGCACTCTAAGCCCCTCCGCAGCCCCTCCACCGTCGTTTCCGGCCCCAAAGGTACCTCCCCATCTCCACTTTAGTCTCACCCCTAAGTACCCCGAAGAAAGCCAACACTTCCTTCTCCCCTAAGCGTCCCAGATATTAACCCTTCTATCGCAATGATTTTCAGATTTTATCTTGCCTCTTGGGTACCCTTTGGGACTCTTACGTCATCTCCACCATTAGGGTACCCAGACTTAATTCTAACTGCAAGTCCCAGACTCACTCGGGTCCTTATTGATGAGCCAGGTGTCCTTGGAGTCAAGTGGCTCACTGTCACCGATTTCATTCCGAGCCACCACTCTGAAGTAGTACTTCCTGCCTGGGAGCAGACCGGTCACTGTGTACTTGTTGCTGAAGACACGCTCGGCAGCCGTGTACCAGGTGGCGGTGCTTGCATCCCGCTTCATGATGACGTAGTGAGCCTCACCGTCCTCCTGCACATCTGGGCTGTGGTTCCAGGTCAGAGTCACTGTGTTGGGGACTTCCTCAAACAGCTGTAGGTTTGTGGGGGGCCGAGGGAAATCTGGAAGAGTTGGAAGATCTGTCAGCGACCTTGGGGGGCCTGAAGTATTGTGTCCCCACCCCAGCTATCTGCCAAGTCCGATGGAAGATGAGTTGGGGCAAGTTTCAGGCAGCTGGTGTCTCGGAGTCGGAAAACTATTTCTGAAGTgctgctctgccatttactagcccTGTGACCTGGGGTAAGTTACTTAACTGAGACCTCTTTCCTCAATTGCAAAATAGGGCTAACAATGACTATTTCATAGAAACAGTGGGTAAAGAGCCTGGCATGTAGTTACTGTTCAGTAAAAGTGAATCCATTCCTCCTTGGAGGGTTAGAGCTTTATTTTAAAGCTTCCAGCTCTCACTAAGCAGTCACCCTAATTTTTAATGGGTTCATCTCCATTTGtccctcctgcccctcacccatTTCTACTCTCTCTGCCGACCATACTCTGTaggacaaaatcttgctctgtggtGTCAAAGAAATCTTCATGGCCCTAAGACACGATTTCCTGTGGTAGGAACTCAAGCCACACTGGGGAGCTGTACTTTGGAGAAGTGTTCAGTGATGGTTCCTGGAGGCCTCTGCCTTCTCTCCATACCTGCCACGCGCACATGGATGTCATAGTGTGCTTCTCCAAACTCATTCTGGAGCAAGATGCGGTACACCCCGGAGTCAGAGCGCTTGGTGCTATTGATGAGGAACTGCGAGTAGTTTTTGCTCTTGGTAATTGTTTCTCGGCCCTTGGTGGGGATGCCATCTTTCTGCCAGATCACGTCGGGTGGTGGTGAGCCCTGAGTAGTGACAGGAGATGGCACAATTGGTCATGCAGGTGATATTTGGGGGCAGGCTCTCCTCTATTGTTGAGGAGTTTCCACCTGGCTCTTGCATTAGGGGTCTGGTGAGGGGCAGAGTCAGAGTCAGAGACTGTCGTGGCTACAATGGCCATCTTGGTCATGTGGACAGTGTATAGGGGTCAGGGTCAGGGACAACTCACAGAGAAAGCTGCATGGATGCAGAGGGCTGTTCCAGCACGAACCACCATGTGACTCTTCAGCCGGGCACTGAGGTCAAACTTGGGTGCAGCTGAGATAGAGGAGACAGAAGTGGGGGCATGGATCTCTCTTTCAGCAAGACTTGGCTTTAAGCCTCCTCATCAAAGCCtttcccagcctctcctctttTATGCCCCCACTACAGGCCATACAGACATCTAGCTGCTCCTCAACACTGTGaagcatttatttgttttctcatctgtctccTGCTAATATGCAAGACCCTGGAAGGCAAGTCCTGTGTCTTGTTTCTATATCCCTAACATCTCcttttgaaactgcctttgcaactgtagcagtgagaaaattatgacagtgaaccAGATCTGGTCTAACCAACCCCCATCTTGCCTTTAACCTCCAAACTGCCTGTAAACATTCCTGGTCTCCGACCAAGCTAATTTTGGGAGagacatttagtttatagtttagatGATAACAATCCTTCCCCCAAACTAAATCACCTTTGCAAAGCCAGTGAAAGGCCACCAGGTTAGGAGGATGCGaggagcctgaattctgctaaggtgTAGACATAAAAGATTATCAGCCATTATTCCAGAGATCACAATATTTGCAACTCCCCAATTACTCCTGcaaataacatcactattgtagaaccttaGATTGGTTTATGAGATGTTTTCcaggtttttgcatttctgatgactGATGGCTCCACCTGGACCTGACTACACCCCACCCCACTGGTCCTGTGGCCCCACTGAGAAGCAGACTCCCTGGCCTCTGAATTTTCGGGAAGTTGATTTGGGTAATAACTCTGTCTCTCACACGGCATGGCTGACCTTGTGTCCATTAAGCTCTTTGTTGCAATGCTGTGGTCTCAGTGAACTGGTTTTGCctgtgcagtgggcaggaagaacccaTTGGGTGGTTATACTTTGACACACGGTGGATGCTGTTTGGCACACAATGATTGCTTTGGTAGGGGTGCCCCTGAAGTTACCTAGCTTTGTCCAGGCACAACAAGTAAGGATGACTTTTTCATGATCCAATTTTCCTGTGGGATGAGGCCCCAGAGAAGAAGGTTTGGAGGTACGATGTTGGGCATGAATCCCCAgccctctctgtgtcctcacctggtGGTGGCATGGCACGGACCCCCTTGTCTAGCTCCACAGGCTCCCCAACGCCAGCCTCATTCACAGCCCGGATACGGAAGAAGTATTTCTGCCTCTCGGTGAGTCCTCCCACGGTGTAGCAGGTGCCTGAGATGGGGATCTTTGTGCACTTGGACCATTCCTTGGTGTCTTCAGCCCTCATCTCAAGGATATAGCCAGAGGGTGGGTCTCCCTCTGCAGGCTCCCGCCAGGCCAGGGAAATGCTGGAGTTGGAGGAATCGGATACATGCAGGTCCTGGACAAGGCCTGGGGGTTCTGGGGTAGAACAGACATGTAGTCAGCCCCCCCAACTCATCTCCACTCAATGCCATGGCCACTTCCCACACTCAATACTCCTGAACCACATCTTTCATTACTTCTAGCTCCAGATCCCTCAGTTAACGCCCTCAGTACCTAACCTTACACACTCAACCTCCAAATTCAAATTCAGTTATCTTACTGTTTTAACACTTCTATCCTTGAACTTGGTGCCCCTTAAATTTAACATACTCCACACATTCAAAACTTCTATATTCAAACTTTAATTCAGCCTGTAACCCAGCCATCTCCACCACATCCACTTTCAGGCAGTAGTACCCCTGCTTTGCTTCCTAACTGCAACGTTCTCCAACCATCTGCCCCACACCCTTACTCAGCCCTCAGCATGCCTCTGCTACCTCACCTAACCAGAAATACACGAAGTTTAAAAATGGCTTTGCACCCCACCTCCTCACTGTCCCTGACTATCAGTCTTCATCTTATCAAGCTTTCTCTTGCTGTGTGAATCTTGTTGCTCTATGAGACTGGCAGTTTCCAGAGAGTGGAGACTGTGTAATCTCTCCTGTCATACTTTCCCAGGGAAGAAATTCTTTCTCCACTTTGAATGGGCTAATTCCATTATGTGTAAGGACCTGGCAGCCCCATACTCACTAACAGGATCCTTGGCCACTACTGAGCTGGATGGCACACTGGGCTGTCCAGGGCCTGCCTTATTTACAGCTATAACTCGGAATTCATATTCTGTGTCCTCCAGGAGACCATCCACAGTGCACTTGGTGCCTGAAATTGGAAGTTGAGGGGTCATGAGGCCAGAGGTATCCATGGGGTGAGAACAAGAGTGAGAGACATAGAAGAGGAGGTCAGGGGATGCTGTTAAAACTTCCAGAAGAGTTGGAGGAGGGACTGTGTCAGTAGTTAATGGGTCCACTTAGCAAGACCTCCTTTGGTCCCTCCTGGGCCTCTATCCCAAGGACCTCACCTTGGATGGGGTCCCTGTTGACTGGCACCCACAGGTTGCTGCCTTTCTTCCTTCGTTCTACAATGTAGCCAAGCACTGGGGCTCCCCCGTCCTGGGTAGGGGCATTCCATGTGATAGTCACGGCCTCTTTAGTCACATCagtcacttgaggctgggaggcaaaACCAGGAGGCTCTGTGGGGGACAGAGGAGCCGAAAGTTAGGAGGGGGAGTgctgacctctgcctcccctgcttGAAAAAACTCAAGCCagagattcttctttcttttttagagacaaggtctcactgtgttgcccagaatgatcttgaattcctgggctcaagtgatcctcctgcctcggccttccaaagtgctgggattacaggcatgagccacaatgcctagcACAAATGATTCTTAACTTTGCTTGCACATTAACATCAAGtgggaagtaaaaataaaaacaaaaatgaaaaaactcaCCACCAACAACTAGTGCCTGGGTCCCACCTACCCATACTCTATGCCTGGGGTGAAGGGCAAGTATTAGCATTATTAAGGAAaccaagtgattctaatgtgtagcCAACATTCAGAATCAGTGACAAACTTTCCCATGGTGTGATCAACAATCCCATCCTTCTCAATCTACTGTCCTGACAAGAAGTTTTGGAGATCAGTTTGGAGAGGTGTAGGAAGTAATTAatttgcaataataataataataataataattattattatttttgagaaggagtctcactctattgcttaggctggagtgcagtggcacgatcttggctcattgcaacctctgcctcccgggttcaagtgattctcctgcctcagcctcctgagtagctgggataataggtgcccaccaccacacctggctaatttttgtatttttagtagagacagggtttcaccatgttggccaggctggtcttgaactcctgaccacaggtgatccgcccaccttggcctcccaaagttctgggattacaggtctgagccactgtgtccagcctgcaATTGTAATTAAAATTCCAATGTTGTCAAGGGTTTTCTATGGGGAAAAAAGTTAGAATGGTTTCAGGTTATCCCTAAAGCAGCCTCTTGCTTACTCGGATTCTGGGATGACTTATGGGATGGAGAAAGGAGTGGAGTCAGTTCCCTGAAGTTGTGTGTGTTCTGGGTATACCCATGGGAGCGTGTTGTGCATGTGATGTGACTGGACAAAGTGGAGAATTCTTGCCCAAAATGATGTTCTGTTTTTACTCTGGAATCAGTGTGTCTCGTGAGACAGCTAGAGAGATGATCTTGTGGAATTTCCCACAGATCAGTGTTCCTTCCTGGCCAAGGCCCCCATGTTGACCCCTGGGTTCCCCACTGAGCACCAGGCTATCTCACCGACCTATGGGATTTCCTGCAAACACTTCTTCTGTCTCCAGTGGGTCGCTCACACCTTCCGAATTGACTGCCAGGATACGGAACTGGTAGGCTTTTCCCTCTTCCACCTTGTTGGTGGAAAAGTTGGTGACTTTGCCATCCACCTCGCCTATCTTAATCCAGGACTTCTTGCCAACTGCCCTCCTTTCCACTATGAACTGTGTCACAGGTCGTCCGCCGTTGTCCTTCGGGGCCTTCCACTTCATGTGCACACAACTACCTGAGAGCTCCAGGAACTCCACCCGGCCCTGTGGGGGCTTCGGACGGTCTGGGGACAGAGAACAACTTCAGAATGGGGCTTTGGAATAAAGGATCAGAAGggcctcctcccactctccaaaGGTCTGGCCAGGCTAGGGCATAGCCGGATTATGAGCTTTTTGGATACCttgcccctccctgtgtccatcacCCCTCTTTCTAAGACTTGACCAAAGAGATTGATCCTTGCCCCCCTGAATCTCCCATCTGTCTAGCAAAGGGTAGACTAGAGAACTTAGGGGCCCCTACCCTTAGCTGATCCCCCTGTTCCCTTACAGACAAGTTCTCCCCATCTTCTGAGCTTTGAGAACACCAGTGCTTTCTAGTACCACTATTTACCTTATGTTATAATTATAGTCTGTCTACCAGTTTCACCCCTTTTGAATTGAGAAACTGTTGGGGATACTTCATGTCTGTGTACCCAGCAGTGAGAACACAGCAGAGGTGCTCTGTCTTGCTGCTGAATTGAATTGAAACTCAAACCGTCCCATCCTACAGCTCGTTGGAAATGCAGGTGGAGGAGGTGGTGATGGTATGTATGTGACGTGTTGAATGTAAGTACACTCAGGCCAGCTCCTCATCTTTCCTTATATCATCATGTTCATACCAATTCCTAATTCCATTGGAAATCCCCATTCCATCTTTCCCACCTTATTTTATCCCCAGCCCTATCtgacctcccacctcaccctAGTTCACTTTCAAACTCACTATTCTTTCCAATCAAGTTCACCTCCATCTCTGAATCCTACCTCtcgtcttttttgttgtttctttttgtttttgtttggagatggagtcttgctctgtcactagacttgagtgcagtggtgtgatcttggctcactgcaacctttgcctcctgggttcaagtgattctcctgccttagcctctgagtggctgggactacaggtgcacgccaccatgcccagctaacttttttgtatttttgtattttttagtagagacggggtttcaccatgttggccaggatggtctcgatcccttgacttcatgatctgccctccatggtttcccaaagtgctgggattataggtgtgagccactgtgcccagtcatgtttttgtttttgtttgacacagaatcttgctctgttgtccaggctggagtacagtggcctgaacCTGGCTCACACAACCtctcaaatgattcttgtgccttagcctcctgagtagctggaattacaggtgtgtgccactatgcttggccaatttttgtatttttagtagagaccaggttttgccatgttggccagcctggtcttgaactcctgaccttaagtgatccatcgCCTTGGacccccaaagggctgggattatagacgtaagccaccatgcctggccagtccCACCTCTCTTTCATCTCATTTCCACCTTACCTCCTACCAAGTTCTCATCTCCAGTCAATAACAGTACTTAAGTAACATATCTGAAGGTATATTATGTCCTGTGTTCTTGGCTGTGCCCTTTAAATTCACTAGAAATGGATACTAGATAAAAAGATCACCTTGTTCCAggcaagaaactgaggcttagagaggttcaCTCAGCCAAGAGCTAGTTGGGAAGTTAGAAAGGGCTTCGGCTGCAAAGCCAGCCTTCTAGGCCCATTCCCAGCCCAAACTTCAACTCTATCTCTggcctcctcctcagcctgcctTCCACCCTGAGTCTGGACAGCAGGTGccctcagctcagctcagcctggcccagccctgcccttaCCCAGCACACTGAGGTGCAGAGTGGCCGTAGCTGAGCCGTGGTCATTCTTGAGCTTGAGCAGGATGAGGCCACTGTCTTCACGCACACAGTTGGAGATGGTGAGCAGTGCCTGGTCTTCCCCGCGCTCCATGGACACACGTTCCTCCTCCGTCACCTCCATGCCATCCTTGTACCATGTCACTTTGGGCAGCGGTTTTCCCCGGAAAGGGACCTTGATGTGGGCTGTGTGGCCTACCTTCACAGTGATGGGGTGCGCGGCCAGTGCCTCCAGTACCGATGGGTCGATGGTAGGAGGATCTGTGGGGTGGGCGGCAGGGAGGGCTTGAGCATTGGCATGGAGGAGCCCATCGGGCGGGGGAGAAGCCATGAGCTTGTAGGTGGGCCAAGCATGGCTGAGCTTTGTCTACCTTGGGCAGGACCATACCTGCGATGAATACAGAGGCTTCACTCTCTGCGCCCTTGGCCCGGAATGTGTACTTTCCCTCATGCTCAGGGCCCATACTGGGGAAGATGAGCTTGTGCACTGCACCCTGCTTCACAATCTGCACGCCCGGCAAGTCCGTAATCTGAGGGCCAGGGGTGGGTGTAAGTGTGAGCACAGGCCAGGTCTACCTCCATCACCCCCTTCCCTGGCCCCTGCTTCAGACCTCCTTGCCATCCTTCAGCCACACACCCTCCACCTTCTCATCGTTCAGCACTACACACAACTCAGCCGGGCTCCCAGTGGCTGCGTGCACATCGGACATCCCGCTCTTCACTGTGGCCAGGCGCTCTGGGGAGAAAGGTAGGCAAGGGACTGGCTCAGGGTGTTGGGGTGGGAGGAACTTCTGGGAAAAGGTCTGTTGGTGATGGTCATGGGACTGGTCAGGGGTGCTGCATcaatcaaaataatttatgatGAGCAGGTGGCTTGCCAATGTGGTCAATAGGTGATTGGAGGATGGTCAGTGAGGGGAACTGGAGCAATAGGTGGGAAGGGGTGGAGAAAGGTCAGTGGCATGGGAAATAGTGACCTGGAAGACAGGGAGTTGGCTAATGGGGAGTTGATTAGTGGAGGGTGGTCACCAGGGACTTAGGATGCTGGGTTGAAGAGGGAAATAGATGGTGGAGATGTCAGTCGTTAGTGGACTTGGGATGTTTAGTTGTGGTTATGCTAGTCCGTGGGATACATAGTGTCTTTGGGGATTTAGGGTGGCTAGGGTCTGTGGAAAATGGTTTATGGTTAGGGAGTAGGAGATGGTTGGGATCAAGAAGTCTGGGATATCAGGGTTGCTGGGGATGATTAGAGTCTGATAGTGAAGGATGAAGTCAGGAAATCTGGGATAGAGTCTGGAAGATAGGGGATGATCAGTGTCTAGGAGGTATGGATGTTCAGGGCATGGGAGGTCAGAGCTAGTCAGAATTTAGGCGGTGAGGGTGGTCACAATGGGGAGACACAAGTTGGTAATGGTCTGCGGGAGGGTTGGAGTTAGTGGGACGGGGGCAATTGATATCCACTGTAAGGGAATGCCAAGGTCAGGGGGACTGGTCAGTGGGGATTGATAGGGCAGGTGTTACCCTCCACAGTGACGGTGGCAGTACTGCAGTATTCAGTTGGGTCTCCATCCTGCATGGCCACCACGGTGTACTCGCCACCATCACTGAGCTGTGCATCCTCAATGATCAGTTCTGCTCGCTTGCCCTCGTGGTTCATGTTGTATTTAGCGCCATGTGTCAGCAGCTGCCCGTCCTTCTTCCAGCGGAGTGTCACATCCTTGGATGTCAGCTCACATTCTAGGCATGCGCGGCTCCTCTCTTTCACACGTACATTTTTGAGGTTGCTCACAAACTTGATGGGGATGCCTGCAGACAGACAAACACTTGGGCCTACTCCCAAACAATGACATCCTTTTCCTGCAGTTACAGAGCCATGAGCCCTGTCCCTCTTTCTGGCCTCAGAAAACACAAGAGCTTGTGATGTTGAATGTTTGTGTGTAATATGTGATTCACAGAAGTACTTGACAGGGAGAGTCCCAGCCATGGCCCTGACTTGCTAGTTGACTATATGCAACTCActtacctctctgagtctcagtgtccttatatgtaaaatggggTGAGAACTTTCACAGTGCTGCAGTCAAGATCTCTAATGCCCCCTTGGAGCTCCAGCCATACCTGCACTCTGTCTAGTGTCTGGACATTTGTACATGCTATTGCCTTGCTGGGGATGCTCtctactttccttccttctctgaaaGCTGAACTCCTTTTAGTTCTTGGCAAAGTTCGGATATCATTTCATTATTTCCGATGTTGCCAGGTGATgccttttctttggttttctatAGCCTTTGTGTCTCCCTCCATCACAGCAATGATGATTCCATGTGGTACAGATTCCAGGTGTGGTTCAGATGTGTGACATGCTCATTGGTGTACCTACCATTATGTGCGAATTTCCAAACTAGTTGTGGTAGCAGAATATACGTAGTCGAGAGCGACACAGGGGTGCTATAATATATGACATTAGAGACATAGGCTAATACTTTCTTGGTCCATGATCTCATATGATAATAAGACCCCAGTGTGGTTTGACTCTTGGAATAATAACTgcttttctaatttcatttcataCCTGCCTCCCCTACTAGACTAGGGGTTAACAGAGAGGGGAACCCTCTGTCTTTCCAGTACCTATCACAGGGCTTTGAAAATAGGAGATGGATGGCTAGATGGATATATAAATGATGACCGCCTGCATAAAGCCCACCCCTTAGGGTCTTGCCAACCACTCACGGTCAATAGTGAGCTGGGCCTTCTGCACCAGTTTCCCCGCCTCGGCAGAGAACTCGCCGCTGTCACTGAGTCTGGCATCCTTAATCTTAAGCGTGTGGGTCAGACCATCCTCAGACACTGTGATTTCATACTTGTCATCCCTCTTCAGCTCCTTCCCATTGAACTTCCACACAAAGTTGGGCTCTTTCTTGGA
Encoded here:
- the IGSF22 gene encoding immunoglobulin superfamily member 22 isoform X1, whose product is MAHRPTLLSPHVGGPAPTSLSGLCFHASPSPQESSVLHSPAGLLPGAYSDLSPAPTEEVVTRKSSSTVEFFSLVTRSSNIPAGESVPEFVEKPRPVAAPEGDKAVFRARVQGNPKPQISWKRESGIPIKESAKIFYDSINKEHVLKLEPLTSDDSDNYKCIASNDHADAIYTVSLLVTEGQEKMDFKKMLKKRAPPAPKKKQKKVADEKEMLEILSKVPKKDFERVCMEYGFTDFRGLLKKLKEMKKKVEVEAIRILKPLEDKEAKIDTTVVFDCIMELKDPNVKMIWIKGTEPLRIQYSLGKYDVKQMGTKYMLVITNVNMNDAGIYSLSVGDKRMSAELTVLDEPLKFLGEMKPLKVTERQTAVFEIRLSKKEPNFVWKFNGKELKRDDKYEITVSEDGLTHTLKIKDARLSDSGEFSAEAGKLVQKAQLTIDRIPIKFVSNLKNVRVKERSRACLECELTSKDVTLRWKKDGQLLTHGAKYNMNHEGKRAELIIEDAQLSDGGEYTVVAMQDGDPTEYCSTATVTVEERLATVKSGMSDVHAATGSPAELCVVLNDEKVEGVWLKDGKEITDLPGVQIVKQGAVHKLIFPSMGPEHEGKYTFRAKGAESEASVFIADPPTIDPSVLEALAAHPITVKVGHTAHIKVPFRGKPLPKVTWYKDGMEVTEEERVSMERGEDQALLTISNCVREDSGLILLKLKNDHGSATATLHLSVLDRPKPPQGRVEFLELSGSCVHMKWKAPKDNGGRPVTQFIVERRAVGKKSWIKIGEVDGKVTNFSTNKVEEGKAYQFRILAVNSEGVSDPLETEEVFAGNPIEPPGFASQPQVTDVTKEAVTITWNAPTQDGGAPVLGYIVERRKKGSNLWVPVNRDPIQGTKCTVDGLLEDTEYEFRVIAVNKAGPGQPSVPSSSVVAKDPVKPPGLVQDLHVSDSSNSSISLAWREPAEGDPPSGYILEMRAEDTKEWSKCTKIPISGTCYTVGGLTERQKYFFRIRAVNEAGVGEPVELDKGVRAMPPPAAPKFDLSARLKSHMVVRAGTALCIHAAFSGSPPPDVIWQKDGIPTKGRETITKSKNYSQFLINSTKRSDSGVYRILLQNEFGEAHYDIHVRVADFPRPPTNLQLFEEVPNTVTLTWNHSPDVQEDGEAHYVIMKRDASTATWYTAAERVFSNKYTVTGLLPGRKYYFRVVARNEIGDSEPLDSKDTWLINKDPIEDLSAKLKPYEKKDWRHAPRFLTPLKPHTVLRGQDCTMTCAFLGNPRPTVTLYKGDVNITANSKFWYNSTSGVCTLVIPTCTLKDSGDYSVLVENELGKDRSSCTLTVYDKDDKSIVASIAESLQKKSKHLM
- the IGSF22 gene encoding immunoglobulin superfamily member 22 isoform X3; amino-acid sequence: MTTIHSQQMLQEHVSMEFSSSTTHVQTFSQTTKIVGEEVVTRKSSSTVEFFSLVTRSSNIPAGESVPEFVEKPRPVAAPEGDKAVFRARVQGNPKPQISWKRESGIPIKESAKIFYDSINKEHVLKLEPLTSDDSDNYKCIASNDHADAIYTVSLLVTEGQEKMDFKKMLKKRAPPAPKKKQKKVADEKEMLEILSKVPKKDFERVCMEYGFTDFRGLLKKLKEMKKKVEVEAIRILKPLEDKEAKIDTTVVFDCIMELKDPNVKMIWIKGTEPLRIQYSLGKYDVKQMGTKYMLVITNVNMNDAGIYSLSVGDKRMSAELTVLDEPLKFLGEMKPLKVTERQTAVFEIRLSKKEPNFVWKFNGKELKRDDKYEITVSEDGLTHTLKIKDARLSDSGEFSAEAGKLVQKAQLTIDRIPIKFVSNLKNVRVKERSRACLECELTSKDVTLRWKKDGQLLTHGAKYNMNHEGKRAELIIEDAQLSDGGEYTVVAMQDGDPTEYCSTATVTVEERLATVKSGMSDVHAATGSPAELCVVLNDEKVEGVWLKDGKEITDLPGVQIVKQGAVHKLIFPSMGPEHEGKYTFRAKGAESEASVFIADPPTIDPSVLEALAAHPITVKVGHTAHIKVPFRGKPLPKVTWYKDGMEVTEEERVSMERGEDQALLTISNCVREDSGLILLKLKNDHGSATATLHLSVLDRPKPPQGRVEFLELSGSCVHMKWKAPKDNGGRPVTQFIVERRAVGKKSWIKIGEVDGKVTNFSTNKVEEGKAYQFRILAVNSEGVSDPLETEEVFAGNPIEPPGFASQPQVTDVTKEAVTITWNAPTQDGGAPVLGYIVERRKKGSNLWVPVNRDPIQGTKCTVDGLLEDTEYEFRVIAVNKAGPGQPSVPSSSVVAKDPVKPPGLVQDLHVSDSSNSSISLAWREPAEGDPPSGYILEMRAEDTKEWSKCTKIPISGTCYTVGGLTERQKYFFRIRAVNEAGVGEPVELDKGVRAMPPPAAPKFDLSARLKSHMVVRAGTALCIHAAFSGSPPPDVIWQKDGIPTKGRETITKSKNYSQFLINSTKRSDSGVYRILLQNEFGEAHYDIHVRVADFPRPPTNLQLFEEVPNTVTLTWNHSPDVQEDGEAHYVIMKRDASTATWYTAAERVFSNKYTVTGLLPGRKYYFRVVARNEIGDSEPLDSKDTWLINKDPIEDLSAKLKPYEKKDWRHAPRFLTPLKPHTVLRGQDCTMTCAFLGNPRPTVTLYKGDVNITANSKFWYNSTSGVCTLVIPTCTLKDSGDYSVLVENELGKDRSSCTLTVYDKDDKSIVASIAESLQKKSKHLM